The Thalassophryne amazonica chromosome 6, fThaAma1.1, whole genome shotgun sequence genome includes a region encoding these proteins:
- the fam217b gene encoding uncharacterized protein fam217b, which translates to MGPVMQERTAASAALKRVVSKDKIRVKNTENTGPGTSSKKGNKVKKVVGQMKNGLPGAGQDNDTPAKKAAQLKGSRVKSGTTRNTSKLSSPEEDRDSRPHLRKHQSVHRKEEKRENRRVPQCSSELQQSHGAMGKNRRALSLPLSPITGFRQVPTHPFTQSPAPTPEALQQHYTQKEEDTDSASDLSDSERLPVLPSPCTPCTPPHLNLRAEVINTNDFPPDIPGPRGTAGDEDEIEKPSYVYPDFLPPPFNSWSLRQLAVFLHTEGRGAPRPKPVGPLEKYLERLLQLEWLQIQTVHAESSRPPGSRPRPQGFPSASAASAATHPPRPHTAPPSRLNSPKGLRQSQRTFPFTPVNNPPSPASAQHQLSRFPVCPHCHIRYPLCNGSCSAYAYQCHSRLSPLIERKARPSAGTKRSSSETRAASSEGQTAGGGQGGGAQTPVSPSAGRHLRHMRAAGNARKQAHESGSAPNRGQVRKSRVRANSETDVKKEPGGVKAASVEKHVFAKSKRDVVTSKRGEMDWQRTEAGGQVAKTATKRAAKEPKQSVSKAPLSTKQNGKMKNVHFVEK; encoded by the exons ATGGGGCCCGTCATGCAGGAGCGCACAGCTGCTTCCGCCGCGCTCAAACGCGTAGTCTCTAAAGACAAGATACGAGTGAAGAACACCGAAAACACCGGACCAGGAACCAG TTCCAAGAAAGGCAACAAGGTGAAGAAAGTGGTGGGGCAAATGAAGAATGGACTCCCAGGAGCGGGTCAGGATAACGACACACCGGCCAAGAAG GCTGCACAGTTAAAAGGAAGCAGGGTCAAATCTGGCACGACAAGGAATACGAGCAAACTCTCCAG CCCTGAAGAGGACAGAGATTCAAGACCACACCTTCGCAAGCACCAATCCGTGcacagaaaagaagaaaaacgAGAGAACCGGCGAGTGCCACAGTGCagtagtgagctgcagcagagtcACGGGGCCATGGGGAAAAACCGGCGAGCCCTCTCCTTGCCTCTTTCCCCAATCACAGGGTTCCGACAGGTGCCAACACACCCCTTTACACAGTCTCCAGCACCTACTCCAGAGGCACTACAGCAGCACTACACCCAGAAAGAGGAGGACACGGACAGTGCCAGTGATCTGTCAGACTCTGAGAGACTCCCTGTGCTGCCCTCCCCCTGCACTCCCTGCACGCCTCCTCATCTCAACCTCAGAGCCGAGGTCATCAACACCAACGACTTCCCTCCAGACATCCCGGGACCTCGCGGCACTGCCGGCGATGAAGATGAGATTGAGAAACCCAGCTACGTTTACCCAGACTTTCTGCCTCCTCCGTTTAACAGCTGGAGCCTGAGACAGTTGGCGGTGTTTCTTCACACTGAGGGTCGCGGCGCTCCTCGGCCGAAGCCAGTCGGGCCCCTGGAGAAGTACCTGGAGAGACTCCTGCAGCTGGAGTGGCTCCAGATCCAAACGGTGCATGCAGAGAGTAGCCGCCCACCGGGGAGCCGTCCAAGGCCGCAGGGCTTCCCTTCTGCCTCCGCCGCTTCCGCCGCCACCCACCCCCCCAGGCCTCACACAGCACCACCATCCAGACTCAACTCACCTAAGGGGCTGCGGCAGAGTCAGCGAACTTTCCCCTTTACTCCTGTCAACAACCCTCCATCACCAGCCTCTGCCCAGCACCAGCTGTCCCGCTTTCCGGTGTGCCCCCACTGTCACATTCGCTACCCGTTGTGTAACGGGAGCTGCTCCGCTTATGCATACCAGTGTCACTCCCGGCTCAGCCCACTGATTGAACGCAAGGCCAGACCTAGTGCAGGAACCAAGAGAAGCAGTAGTGAGACCCGAGCCGCTTCTTCGGAAGGTCAAACTGCAGGAGGAGGACAAGGTGGAGGTGCTCAGACTCCAGTTAGCCCGTCGGCAGGACGTCATCTCAGGCACATGCGGGCTGCGGGCAATGCCCGTAAGCAAGCACATGAGTCTGGAAGTGCCCCCAACAGAGGTCAGGTCAGGAAAAGCCGCGTCAGAGCCAACTCCGAGACAGATGTTAAAAAGGAGCCTGGTGGCGTTAAAGCTGCCAGTGTGGAAAAACATGTTTTTGCGAAAAGCAAGCGAGATGTGGTCACCTCAAAGAGAGGAGAAATGGACTGGCAGAGGACAGAAGCAGGAGGTCAGGTAGCTAAAACTGCCACGAAAAGAGCTGCTAAAGAGCCGAAGCAGTCTGTCTCCAAAGCTCCGCTGAGTACGAAGCAGAACGGAAAAATGAAAAATGTGCACTTTGTTGAAAAGTAA